GCGCAGGGTGCAGTCCTCCTCCAGCCGTCCGAGCGCGAGCGGCATCTGCCGGTGGCAGCAGCGGTCCTCCAGTGCGGCGGGCCGGCCCTCGCGGTCGCGGAACAGGACCATCGGCTCGTTGCAGATCGTGCGGGAGAGGATCTCCCCGGGCGGGACCTCCTCGGGCCAGGCGGCGACGTACCAGGCGTTCATGATCAGCGTCATGGCTTCCCCCTTCAGGATGGTGAGCCCTCGGCGCGGGCGGCCACGACGGGGCCGGCCGGCCGGGGGAGCGGGGCCGGAGTCTTCGCGGACTCGGCCGGGGCGTGGAAGTAGTCGTCGGTCCGGGTCTCGTCGGCCCCGTCCGGCACCCGCAGGGCGCGGCAGGCCAGGGTCACCAGGACGGTCACCACGAGGTTGACGACCAGGGCGAGCACGCCGACGTACATCGTCATGTGCGTGTGGAAGCCGAGTTCGGACAGCGGGAGGGCCGAGCCGCCGAAGTGGGCGTGGTGGGTGGCCGGGTTGGGGATCCGGTAGAGCATCCACAGGCTGGCCGCCATGCCGAGCACCCAGCCCGCCAGCAGGCCGGTGCGGTGGAACCACCGGACGACCACCCCGAGGCCGACCGCCGGGAGCGTCTGGAGGATGATCACGTTCCCGATCAGCTGGAAGTCGGTGGAGAACTGCGGGGTGAGCATCAGGGTGCAGATCAGGGCGCCCAACTTGACGGCCAGCGAGGCGAGTTTGGACACCCGCGCCTCCTCGGCGGGCGTCGCCCGGGGCCGCAGGAACTCCCGGTAGATGTTCCGGGTGAACAGGTTGGCCGCGCCGATCGACATGACGGACGCCGGGACGAGGGCGCCGATGCCCACCGCCGCGAACGCGATGCCGGCGAACCAGCCGGGGAACATCTGGTGGAAGAGCAGCGGGACCACGGTGTTGGAGTCGGTGCCCCCGTCGGCGGTGCCGAGCGGCACCACCCCGGCGGCCAGGGCCATCAGCCCCAGCAGCGCGATGAAGCCGACCGCCAGGCTGTAGGCCGGCAGCGCCGCCATGTTCCGCTTGATCACCTTGCGGTCGCGGCTGGCCAGCGCGGCGGTGCTGGTGTGCGGGAAGAGGAACAGCCCCATCGCCGAACCGAGCGCCAGCGAGGCGTAGTTGAGCTGCCCCTGGGGGGCCAGGGCGGTCCTCCCGGTGCCGGACGCGGAGAGCTTGTGGCCGGCCGTGTCGAAGATGTGCCCCCAGCCGCCGAGCTTCAGCGGGATGAACACGATCGCGGCGATGACCACCGTGTAGACCAGGACGTCCTTGACGATGGCGATCAGGGCGGGGGCCCGCAGGCCGGACTGGTAGGTGAACCCGGCCAGCCCGACGAAGGCGACCGCCACCGGCCACTGCCCGTCCACGCCCATCGTCCGCAGCACCGCCTCGATGCACATCAGCTGCAGGGCGATGTAGGGGAGGGTGGAGAGGATGCCGGTCACCGCGACGCACAGCGCCAGCGCCCGGGAGCCGAACCGGCCGCGGACGAAGTCGGCGGTGGTGACGTACCCCTTGGCCTTCGACACCGACCAGAGCCGGACGAGCAGCAGGTAGACCATCGGGTAGACGATGGCCAGGTCCGGCAGCGAGAAGAAGCCGGCTCCGCCCACGTGGTAGATCAGGGCCGGGATGGCGACGAAGGTGTACGCGGTGTAGAGGTCGCCGCCGATCAGGAACCAGGTGATCCAGCTCCCGAACTGGTGGCCGCCGAGGCCCCACTCCTTGAGGTCGTCCATGGCCCGGGTGCGGCGCCACCGCGCGGCCAGGAAGCCCAGCACCGTGACGGCGAGCAACAGCACGGTGAACACGGTGAGTTCGGTGACGTCAAGCTTCATCGGACGCTCCGCCCCGCCGGGTCGCCAGG
Above is a genomic segment from Kitasatospora cineracea containing:
- the mctP gene encoding monocarboxylate uptake permease MctP, which produces MKLDVTELTVFTVLLLAVTVLGFLAARWRRTRAMDDLKEWGLGGHQFGSWITWFLIGGDLYTAYTFVAIPALIYHVGGAGFFSLPDLAIVYPMVYLLLVRLWSVSKAKGYVTTADFVRGRFGSRALALCVAVTGILSTLPYIALQLMCIEAVLRTMGVDGQWPVAVAFVGLAGFTYQSGLRAPALIAIVKDVLVYTVVIAAIVFIPLKLGGWGHIFDTAGHKLSASGTGRTALAPQGQLNYASLALGSAMGLFLFPHTSTAALASRDRKVIKRNMAALPAYSLAVGFIALLGLMALAAGVVPLGTADGGTDSNTVVPLLFHQMFPGWFAGIAFAAVGIGALVPASVMSIGAANLFTRNIYREFLRPRATPAEEARVSKLASLAVKLGALICTLMLTPQFSTDFQLIGNVIILQTLPAVGLGVVVRWFHRTGLLAGWVLGMAASLWMLYRIPNPATHHAHFGGSALPLSELGFHTHMTMYVGVLALVVNLVVTVLVTLACRALRVPDGADETRTDDYFHAPAESAKTPAPLPRPAGPVVAARAEGSPS